Below is a window of Niabella agricola DNA.
AATGACGATCCTTCCCAACCTGGATGTGCTGGTGATTCAGCGGCGCGGAGAAATTATGCTGTATAAGAACCAAACGAAGAACGTGCGCCAGGTAGGCTTTTTAAATGTTTATTATAAAACGGATGTGCCCGGCGTGAATGCGGAAGAGGGCATGCTGGGTTTACAGAAGGACCCGGATTTTGCAAAGAACAACTGGGTCTATATTTATTACAGTCCTGCCGACAGCGCGGTGAACCGGCTTTCCCGCTTCACGTTTAAAAATGATACGCTCGATGCGGCCACCGAAAAAGTGATCCTCGAAGTAAAATCGCAAAGGGATATCTGCTGCCATACCGGTGGCTCCATCGCGTTTGGTCCGGATGGACTACTGTATGTTTCATCCGGCGATAATTCAACACCCTTCGACGAGCCGGGTGTCCGGTTCGTAAATAACGGTTATAGCCCGATGAATGATATCCCCGGCCACCAGCAATACGATGCAGGAAGATCGAGCGGCAATACTAACGACCTTCGCGGAAAGATCCTCCGGATACGCGTAAAGCCGGATGGCAGCTATGAAATCCCCGATGGCAATCTTTTTCCGAAGGGCACGGATAAAACAAAACCTGAAATTTATGTAATGGGCAACCGGAACCCCTACCGTATTTCTATAGACCAGAAGACCGGCTATCTCTATTGGGGCGAAGTGGGCCCGGATGCCGGTTCCGACAATCTTAAAGAGCGAGGTCCCCGGGGTTATGATGAAGTGAACCAGGCGCGCAAGGCCGGCTTTTTCGGATGGCCGCTGTTTGTAGGCAACAATTATGCGTATCGGCAATACGATTACAGCACGGGCAAAAGCGGCGATCATTTCGACCCCGAACATCCGGTTAACCGTTCCAGGAACAATACCGGGCTCACGCAACTGCCTCCCGCCCAACCGGCATTTATCTGGTATCCTTATGCAGCCTCCCCCGATTTCCCCCAGGTAGGCTCCGGCGGCCGAAATGCCATGGCGGGCCCTGTATACTATACGGATCTGTTTCCCAAAGAAACCCGGCTCCCGGACTATTATAACGGCAAGCTCATCATCTATGACTGGATCCGCGGGTGGATGAAGGCGGTTACAATGCTACCCAATGGCGATTTCGATAAGATGGAGCCCTTTGCCAGCGCTGTTAAAGTGAACTCATTGATCGATATGGAAGTGGGCCCGGATGGCCAGCTGTACCTGCTGGAGTACGGATCTGGCTGGTTCTCCAAAAATCCCGACGCCGGCCTGGCCCGGATCCACTACAACAGCGGCAACAGGGCCCCGGCGATCCAATCCGTTAAGGTAGATAAAACAACCGGCGTACTGCCGTTTACCGTTAAAATTGCGGTAGCGGCCAAAGACCCGGACAATGACAATGTAACGTATACCTGGACCCTTGGAGACGGAACCCGTAAAGAAACCCATGCGCCGGAACTGTCCTATACCTATACCAAAGCGGGCGACTTTAAAATAACCGTTGAGGTAAAAGATGATAAAGGTGCTGTTGCTAAAAGCGATGCGGTAAGTATCTATGCCGGTAATGAAACACCGGTGGTAAATATCGCTGTTACCGGGGGAAACCGGTCCTTTTATATACCCGGTGCGCCGCTGCACTATAAAATAACCGCAACCGACCCCAAAGACACCGCGGCCTTTGATCCGGCCAATCTCTTTGTATCTGTTGATTTCACCGAAGGGCTCGACAAAGCCGGCGCACCCATGGGCCATCAACAGGGGCAGGCAAGTGTTAGCGGAAAAAACATAATGCTGTCGCTGGATTGCAAAGCCTGTCATAAAGAAGCCGAAAAATCGGTTGGTCCATCGTTTATACAGGTAGCGGAAAAATACGGCAAAGATCCCGGTGCCGTGAACTACCTTACCGGAAAAATAATTAATGGCGGCAGCGGTGTATGGGGTGAAACGGCTATGTCGGCACATCCGACGCTTAATGAGGAAGACGTACACCAGATCATAGCCTGGATCTTGTCGTTAAACAGCGGGAATGCTGTAAAAAAATCACTGCCGGCCTCAGGCATTATCGTGCCGCCGGCTGATACAAAGCCCAACCGCGCGCTCGTTTTATCCGCAAGCTATTCAGATAAAGGCGGAAATCAGATCAAATCGCTGACGGGGACCAACACCCTTTTATTGAGAAGCAATATGATTCCCTTTGGTGAAACCGATAAAACAAAAGAAGGATGGTTTGTATTAAAGCAAATAGACCTGACAAATGTACACTCGATGAGCATTGCCTACGACCGGCAGGAAAGTCCGGGAAAAACGTCCGTGCTGGAAGTGCGGCTGGATGCGGCCAATGGGCCATTATTGGGCAGCAAACCCATGCCCGCCGTTGCAAAAGAAGCAAAAGAAGCGGTGGCATCGATTCCCGTTAAAGGAATCAGCGATGGACAATTTCATACCCTGTATTTTATTTACAGAACAGAAGATCAGATTCATGACAATATGAAGTGGGTACAATTCAACGGGAAATAATACCCTGTAGAAATTTGAAAATTTGGGAATGTGAAATAAATATGCAATATCAGGTATGGAACCGGTCCAACCTTAAACATTGACCTGGGAACAAGCAGGGTGCTATGAGTCTTGAATGGAGATTTGAGACCTGAGACTTGAGATCTGAAATCTGGGATCTGAATTCTCAATTCTAAAATCCGAGATCTGCTTCAAACAGAACGCGAATGCACCCTGAGCGTTAGACGTTAAACGGATCATATCAACCGGCTTACTTCACCGGACGGATCCAGATGGCTTGTCCCCCGGAGGGAAGCAGCGTTGCCTCCAGTACAGTAGTTGAATCAACCGGCCGCCTCTTTATCGATATCCTGGTACGCACCGGCGACACCGGATCGTCGTAATAAATAGCGGCTATATATTTTTTTCCGGGTGTAAGAAAGGAGCAATCGATTTTAATGTGCCGGCTGTCATTATTGGTAATACTTCCTACAAACCAATCGCGGTTACTTCTTCGGGCGATGGTTACATATGCACCAATGGCTCCATCGAGCACTTTTGTATCATCCCATACCGTTGGTACCTGGTCGAAAAATTCCAGTTCCGGTTCATCCTGCGCATCTGCCGGCTTATCGTACCAATACATAAACTGCAGCGGGCTGTAATACACTACCGGCAATGCCAGCTGGTGCCCCGAAGTCGTTTTGAGTACCCTTGGGTTTTGTGTTTCAGCCAGCTGCCGCTTCAGCTCCGGACGATGATAATAACATATCGTATAGTCAGCGGCACCGGCCAGGAACCGGGTAAAGGGAAGCACGGTGTTATTGGTGGCATCCGGCATTTCTTCATTGCCCCTGACCCCTTCCTGTGTGAGCAGGTTGGGATAGGTTCTGCTAAAGCCCGTTGGCCTGTATTCATCATGAATGTCTACCATCAACTGATATTGTGCGCATTTTTTTACTGCCTCATGCAGCCATTTGGTCCACTTGTAGGAACCCACATTTACAAAACCAAACTTGATTCCGGCCACACCCCATTGCTGGTATAAAGGCAGCAAGCTATCCAGCTGTTTTGCAAGGGCGATCTGGTTTACATATAAAAAAACGCCGATCCCCTGCTTCTTCGCATACCGGATCACTTCCGGCATGTTCAGATCATTTACCGGGTTCCTTTTGGGATCTACATTCACCCTTGTTGCATCAGCAGCCGAATCATATTCATGTCCGTACCAGCCCGCATCAAAATGAATATATTGCAGCTGCCGTTTTACGGCAAAATCTACCAGGGCCTTTGCCCCGCCGGTGGAGAGCGTTATCTCCCGCATTACCTTGCCGGGCCTGATCCAGCTGGTATTTTTGATAGCACAGGGCGGATTGAGGTTCAACAACAGGTCATTGTTGGCAAGGAGCTCCGTGGGTTTTTGCGCGATCATGATCACCCGCCAGGGAGTAGCAAAAGGCGTTGGAAGCGCTACTGGGTCAAACATCGCACAGGTTACTGTATTCGGCTTTGCAGGGTGGAGTACAAATTTTGTGCGACAGTAATCTACCACTTCCGCTTCCACCAGCGCTGCATAGATCCCGTCTTTTAACTGTACCGTAAGCGGCCTTTCGGCCTGGGAGGGCCATTTGTTCAGGGGCAATAACCGGTAGCTTCCCTGTGCATGATCTGTAAACCAGGCCTGCGTTCCTTCCGGAAGTGCAAATTCTGTAAACTCCTTACCGATCCCGATCATTGCAGGTTCCGTACCGTTCTTCGGAAAACTATAACGAAACGCAATGCCTTCATTATAAGCCCGCACTTCTATCAGCATGGTTTGCGGAGTGCCGCCTTTTTTCCTGAAGCTAAAAAGCTTCGCCCGGTACCGGTTGCGCACGCGGCTCCGTTCGCCGTAGACCGGCGTCCACCAACGGTCCATCGAAAAAAACCGGGCCGCATCAGGAGCCAGGTCCTTTTGCCACCCTTCAAGGCCCAGTGCAGAAGGCCGCACCACTTCTTTTCCCATATAGGACACGGTATAATCAATAGTTCCGCCCTTATTGACAAGGAGCCGGAACATAGTGTTTCCATCCGGTGATTTTAATATGGCACCGGTTTGGGCAGCTGCCGATGCTCCGGTCAGCAATAATAAAAGGATAAAGCATATTTTATTTTGCATGTTATTTTTTTTCAGCAGTGCCGATTTTTTTTTGCGACGGTGCCATTGAAACACCAAAGCTTTTGTTTTCCCGGACGGGTAACATAGTCCGGCTGGCGTCCTATAATAAGGCCCTTCGGTTAGGAGCTGATCCCATCTTTAGTTCCAGCGTTCCTCCTTTCAACACATCCTGCTGCAGCAACCTGAAATCCTTTAACGGTCTGCCATTAAAGAAAGCGGACTGGATGTATTTATTCTCTTTGGAGGCGCCGGGCGCTTCTATCACCAATTGTTTACCCCGGCTGTACCGGCCATCCAGGTGCACGGTGATCCGTGGATAGCGGGGACTGCCGATTTCATAAACCGGCTGCTGTGCACACCCCCCATCCATTTGAAAGAAACCAATAGCACTCATTACAAACCAGCTGCTCATTTGCCCCAGGTCTTCATCGCCGGGGTAGGCATCATAAGGCGTAGTGCCATAGTACTGCTCCTGGATGGCCCGTACCCATTGCTGGGTTAGCCAGGGTGCCCCGGCCCAGTTGAAGAGATAGGCCACCTGCATGCTGGGCTGGTTGCCGTGGTTAATGGGATATGCCGCAAAGTCATCGCCCAGGGCATTGAAATTGGCAATAGATGAACGGGCCATGGCACTATCGAGCCGGGTAATAAAGGTCTGTTTTCCGATGGCTGCCACCAGCGAAGCAGGATCCTGTGGTACAAACCAGGTATAATTAAACGCATTGCCTTCTACAAAGCCGGGGGTATGATAGGGGTCAAAGGGTGTTATCCATTTACCATCTTTTGTTTTGGGCCGGATAAACCGGGTGGCTGTATCAAGCAGGTTCCGCCAATTTCGGGAACATTTTTGAAAAAAAGCCTGGTCTTCTTTTTTCCCGAGTGTGGCTGCCATTTGCGAAAGACAATAATCGTCGTACGCATATTCCAGGGTATTGGATACCGCTCCCATCCCCTGTGGTATATAACCGTATTGCTGGTAAGGCACCAGGTTTTCTACACCTACGGTACCACCCCCTTCAAATTTTTGAGGCGGTGTGGTCAGCATTTTTTTTAGTCCCTGGTAGGCGGTTGCCAGATCAAAATCATGGATGCCGCTTTGCCAGGCGCCCTGGATCTGGGATGCCACGTGCATGGCTACCATCACACCGGTATGTTCGATGCCGGCGGGATCTGTATTGAACCAGCCCGAATTGCGGTATAAGGCGATGGCCGATCTGGCCCAGCGGGAGGAGATCTCCGGTGCTACCAGGTTAAACAATTGCTGGTTGTTCCAGAACGTATTCCAGTATTCCCCGCTTACGATGCAATCCGCAGGATCTTCAAGCCGTTGCGGTTGTTCGTTCTCATCCGTAAACCGGCCGTCGGCATCGCTCCATATGGATTTGGCAGACAGGGCCCGGTACAGGTTGGTATAAAATTTTCTTTTCTGCAGGTAGTCGTCTGTTTCTATTTCTACGCGCCCCAGGTATCCGTTCCATACCTTTTCCTGATTGCGTACAATGGCATCAAAATCCCAGTCATACATGGCATTGATCTCGGTTTGCAGGTTATTCCTTGCTCCTTCCATGTCTACCAGCGAAACACCGGTACGTACCTGTATGACCTCGCCTCCGGTGGTTTTATAATTTAAAAAGATACCGGCATCTCCACCGCCCCTGATTTCATCGATGTTGGTGAAGATCTCCGGCTTCGTGTTAAACGTATGTGTCATATTCCACTCCGGGATGTACCCTTTTACCGGTGGCACCCCCTTATTCACCCATCCGCCCATGGATGCAAAGGGCTTGCTTACCTGCATTACAAAGTAGATCGTATGCCGTTGCTCCAGGGAATATCCCGTAAATGCATTATAATAGGTGGCATAGCCTTCAATCTCTGTATTGCTGCGTTTTGTAACCTTTGCATCCACCAGGTTATGTGGGTATTCGTTGGGCGTAAATAAGTCTACCAGGATCCGGGCACTGTCCATCTTTGGAAAGGTATAGCGCTGCATGGAAGCCCGGCGGGTAGCTGTAACTTCAGCGTTGATACGGGTATCCGTCATAAAAACGCTGTACTTTCCTACCGTTGCTTTTTCCGTCTTCTTATCGATCCGTGCACGATATCCATCATCCGGGCGATCCTCCGTGCCGGGGTCTACCTGCAGTGGCCCGCCCGTGGGCATCATTAGTAACCCGCAAATGGTCCAGTCTGTAAAATGACTAAACCCCATGATATTGTCTACCGTATATTCATACCCCGCTTTCCAGGTCTGATCCTGGTTATCCGGTGCGATATGTACCATGCTCAAAGGCAGGGCCGGTCCGGGTTTGAACATCCAGCGCGAATTACCCGTGCCCATCAGCAGGTCTACATAACCGGTATACGCATGTAGCGGCTGCGGTGCCCGGTCGATCAGCCCCTTGTATATATCCTGTGCTCCGGCGCTGATGGTTACACGCTGGCGGGGCTTCTGCACCGTCACCGCGGGCATCGGAATTTCTAATATACTATGCCCTTTCTCCACCCGCCTTTTTATCACCGGCATTCCTTCCACCCGAACCGTGAGCCATTGACTGGTATCCGGCTGATACAGATCTACCAGGAGCGGTTGTATCCGCCTGCTGCCTTGCCGGTATTCAAACGGTGCGGCATCCGCGGTCGTGATTAACGTACCATATCCCGGCTGCACCGGAACACCGGCACCGGAGGTCAATTGCAGGTAATCGAATACGACCCAGGATCCTTTTTTACTTCCGATGCGGATGCCATTCATTCCTTCCTGCATCCATGCCGCGGGTATTTCAAAGGACGCCACTTGCGCCATGCCTCCGGCGGACGGATTACGGAGCATGCGGCCGCTGCCTGGTTTTAACGGTTGGGTCAGCA
It encodes the following:
- a CDS encoding ThuA domain-containing protein; its protein translation is MLLLLCSCAGKNKKPRILVFSKTAGFHHASIANGNTALQQLGATHNFDVDTATDAAVFIDDSLKKYAAVVFLSTTGDVLNYRQEAAFERYIQAGGGYVGIHAATDCEPDWGWYGRLAGAYFMDHPGITDSFPNVQPGVLLVTDSTHMATRHLPHEWKKTDEFYNFKKMSKDVKVLLTVDEKSYQGGKNGNPHPIAWYHEFDGGRAFYTELGHTPESFSDSLYLRHILGGIQYAIGDNKKVDYSKATTQMPPDEDRFSKEQLSQGAFFEPTEMTILPNLDVLVIQRRGEIMLYKNQTKNVRQVGFLNVYYKTDVPGVNAEEGMLGLQKDPDFAKNNWVYIYYSPADSAVNRLSRFTFKNDTLDAATEKVILEVKSQRDICCHTGGSIAFGPDGLLYVSSGDNSTPFDEPGVRFVNNGYSPMNDIPGHQQYDAGRSSGNTNDLRGKILRIRVKPDGSYEIPDGNLFPKGTDKTKPEIYVMGNRNPYRISIDQKTGYLYWGEVGPDAGSDNLKERGPRGYDEVNQARKAGFFGWPLFVGNNYAYRQYDYSTGKSGDHFDPEHPVNRSRNNTGLTQLPPAQPAFIWYPYAASPDFPQVGSGGRNAMAGPVYYTDLFPKETRLPDYYNGKLIIYDWIRGWMKAVTMLPNGDFDKMEPFASAVKVNSLIDMEVGPDGQLYLLEYGSGWFSKNPDAGLARIHYNSGNRAPAIQSVKVDKTTGVLPFTVKIAVAAKDPDNDNVTYTWTLGDGTRKETHAPELSYTYTKAGDFKITVEVKDDKGAVAKSDAVSIYAGNETPVVNIAVTGGNRSFYIPGAPLHYKITATDPKDTAAFDPANLFVSVDFTEGLDKAGAPMGHQQGQASVSGKNIMLSLDCKACHKEAEKSVGPSFIQVAEKYGKDPGAVNYLTGKIINGGSGVWGETAMSAHPTLNEEDVHQIIAWILSLNSGNAVKKSLPASGIIVPPADTKPNRALVLSASYSDKGGNQIKSLTGTNTLLLRSNMIPFGETDKTKEGWFVLKQIDLTNVHSMSIAYDRQESPGKTSVLEVRLDAANGPLLGSKPMPAVAKEAKEAVASIPVKGISDGQFHTLYFIYRTEDQIHDNMKWVQFNGK
- a CDS encoding glycoside hydrolase family 97 protein; the protein is MQNKICFILLLLLTGASAAAQTGAILKSPDGNTMFRLLVNKGGTIDYTVSYMGKEVVRPSALGLEGWQKDLAPDAARFFSMDRWWTPVYGERSRVRNRYRAKLFSFRKKGGTPQTMLIEVRAYNEGIAFRYSFPKNGTEPAMIGIGKEFTEFALPEGTQAWFTDHAQGSYRLLPLNKWPSQAERPLTVQLKDGIYAALVEAEVVDYCRTKFVLHPAKPNTVTCAMFDPVALPTPFATPWRVIMIAQKPTELLANNDLLLNLNPPCAIKNTSWIRPGKVMREITLSTGGAKALVDFAVKRQLQYIHFDAGWYGHEYDSAADATRVNVDPKRNPVNDLNMPEVIRYAKKQGIGVFLYVNQIALAKQLDSLLPLYQQWGVAGIKFGFVNVGSYKWTKWLHEAVKKCAQYQLMVDIHDEYRPTGFSRTYPNLLTQEGVRGNEEMPDATNNTVLPFTRFLAGAADYTICYYHRPELKRQLAETQNPRVLKTTSGHQLALPVVYYSPLQFMYWYDKPADAQDEPELEFFDQVPTVWDDTKVLDGAIGAYVTIARRSNRDWFVGSITNNDSRHIKIDCSFLTPGKKYIAAIYYDDPVSPVRTRISIKRRPVDSTTVLEATLLPSGGQAIWIRPVK
- a CDS encoding GH92 family glycosyl hydrolase → MKQIIKRCRYLYLCCIFLLLSFEVCAQQKTVWQIGMPDGRADEFALYPLGYKNFVASFGGENTVYNIGYSKTSIHWPFTMPGPLNNWGGGGYWAGFAPRHFPRIYFRLPALSTQVPFRFTIGFADADSQNPPLFEVDINGHVLTQPLKPGSGRMLRNPSAGGMAQVASFEIPAAWMQEGMNGIRIGSKKGSWVVFDYLQLTSGAGVPVQPGYGTLITTADAAPFEYRQGSRRIQPLLVDLYQPDTSQWLTVRVEGMPVIKRRVEKGHSILEIPMPAVTVQKPRQRVTISAGAQDIYKGLIDRAPQPLHAYTGYVDLLMGTGNSRWMFKPGPALPLSMVHIAPDNQDQTWKAGYEYTVDNIMGFSHFTDWTICGLLMMPTGGPLQVDPGTEDRPDDGYRARIDKKTEKATVGKYSVFMTDTRINAEVTATRRASMQRYTFPKMDSARILVDLFTPNEYPHNLVDAKVTKRSNTEIEGYATYYNAFTGYSLEQRHTIYFVMQVSKPFASMGGWVNKGVPPVKGYIPEWNMTHTFNTKPEIFTNIDEIRGGGDAGIFLNYKTTGGEVIQVRTGVSLVDMEGARNNLQTEINAMYDWDFDAIVRNQEKVWNGYLGRVEIETDDYLQKRKFYTNLYRALSAKSIWSDADGRFTDENEQPQRLEDPADCIVSGEYWNTFWNNQQLFNLVAPEISSRWARSAIALYRNSGWFNTDPAGIEHTGVMVAMHVASQIQGAWQSGIHDFDLATAYQGLKKMLTTPPQKFEGGGTVGVENLVPYQQYGYIPQGMGAVSNTLEYAYDDYCLSQMAATLGKKEDQAFFQKCSRNWRNLLDTATRFIRPKTKDGKWITPFDPYHTPGFVEGNAFNYTWFVPQDPASLVAAIGKQTFITRLDSAMARSSIANFNALGDDFAAYPINHGNQPSMQVAYLFNWAGAPWLTQQWVRAIQEQYYGTTPYDAYPGDEDLGQMSSWFVMSAIGFFQMDGGCAQQPVYEIGSPRYPRITVHLDGRYSRGKQLVIEAPGASKENKYIQSAFFNGRPLKDFRLLQQDVLKGGTLELKMGSAPNRRALL